A region of Chloracidobacterium sp. DNA encodes the following proteins:
- the acs gene encoding acetate--CoA ligase: MSEPIAIESTLNERRLFPPPPAFAANAHIKSFDEYERLYAEAAADPEAFWAKQAESLDWFRKWDTILEWNEPFAKWFIGGKINISYNCLDRHLTTSRKNKAAIIWEGETGEIKTITYLQLHQEVSRFANVLKSLGVKTGDRVALYMPLVPALAVAMLACARIGATHTVIFGGFSADAIRDRVNDCGCKLIVTADGGYRRGSEIKLKDIVDEAAKECPGVENIVVFQRTHSKVSMKPGRDHWWHELTRTVGANCPAEELDSEHPLFILYTSGTTGKPKGILHTTGGYLTQTAYTTKMIFDLKDEDIYWCTADIGWVTGHSYVVYGPLANGATVFMYEGAPNFPDFDRFWDIVERHKITIFYTAPTAIRAFIKWGEQYPLKHDLSSLRLLGTVGEPINPEAWMWYHEVIGKGKCPIVDTWWQTETGSAMISPLPGATPTVPGTATLPIPGIILDVVTKAGKPVGVNEGGYLVAKHPWPSMLRTLWGDDERYKQAYWSEIPGFYFAGDGARRDENGYFWIMGRVDDVINVSGHRLGTAEIESALVSHEAVAEAAVVGRPDELKGQAIAAFVTLTGGHVGGDELKNELRYHVAKEIGALAKPDDIRFTDSLPKTRSGKIMRRLLREIASGGTVAGDVTTLEDLSVLEKLREDEE, encoded by the coding sequence ATGTCGGAACCCATCGCTATCGAATCCACTCTGAATGAGCGTCGTCTCTTCCCGCCGCCGCCAGCGTTTGCCGCAAATGCTCATATCAAAAGCTTTGACGAGTATGAGCGTTTGTATGCCGAGGCCGCTGCTGATCCGGAAGCATTTTGGGCGAAACAGGCAGAGAGTCTTGATTGGTTTCGGAAATGGGACACGATCCTCGAATGGAACGAGCCGTTTGCCAAGTGGTTTATTGGCGGCAAGATCAACATCTCTTACAACTGCCTCGACCGGCACCTTACCACGTCGCGAAAAAACAAAGCCGCTATCATCTGGGAAGGCGAGACGGGCGAGATAAAAACTATCACCTATCTCCAACTCCATCAGGAGGTCTCGCGATTTGCCAACGTTCTCAAAAGCTTGGGTGTAAAGACCGGCGACCGCGTCGCTCTATATATGCCGCTTGTCCCGGCTTTGGCTGTTGCAATGCTTGCCTGTGCTCGGATCGGCGCGACGCATACGGTGATTTTCGGCGGGTTTTCGGCTGACGCCATTCGCGACCGCGTTAATGATTGCGGGTGCAAGCTCATTGTCACCGCTGACGGCGGTTATCGGCGTGGGTCCGAGATCAAATTAAAAGATATCGTCGATGAGGCCGCAAAAGAATGTCCGGGCGTCGAGAATATCGTCGTCTTTCAACGGACGCATTCAAAAGTATCGATGAAGCCGGGTCGCGACCATTGGTGGCACGAATTGACGAGGACAGTAGGTGCAAACTGTCCTGCCGAAGAGCTCGATTCCGAGCATCCGCTTTTTATCCTTTACACCTCGGGAACGACCGGCAAACCAAAGGGCATTCTGCATACGACGGGCGGCTACCTTACCCAAACAGCTTACACAACGAAGATGATCTTTGATCTCAAGGACGAAGATATCTATTGGTGTACTGCTGATATCGGCTGGGTGACAGGACACAGTTATGTCGTTTACGGGCCGCTTGCAAACGGAGCGACTGTCTTTATGTACGAAGGGGCTCCGAATTTTCCCGATTTTGACCGGTTTTGGGACATCGTCGAACGCCACAAGATCACGATCTTTTACACGGCCCCAACAGCCATTCGTGCATTTATAAAATGGGGCGAGCAGTATCCGCTCAAACATGATCTTTCGTCTTTAAGACTTTTAGGTACGGTCGGCGAGCCTATAAATCCAGAGGCATGGATGTGGTATCACGAGGTGATCGGCAAAGGAAAATGTCCGATCGTCGATACATGGTGGCAAACGGAAACCGGCTCGGCGATGATCTCACCGCTGCCCGGCGCAACACCGACCGTGCCGGGAACTGCCACGCTGCCAATACCGGGCATTATTCTCGATGTTGTGACCAAGGCAGGAAAGCCTGTCGGAGTAAACGAAGGCGGTTATCTCGTCGCCAAACACCCGTGGCCGTCGATGCTTCGCACATTGTGGGGCGACGACGAACGCTACAAACAGGCTTACTGGTCAGAAATTCCCGGTTTCTATTTCGCCGGCGATGGAGCGCGGCGTGATGAGAACGGCTATTTTTGGATAATGGGCCGCGTCGATGACGTGATAAATGTCAGCGGCCACCGTCTTGGCACTGCGGAGATCGAATCTGCGCTCGTCTCACATGAAGCCGTCGCCGAGGCTGCCGTAGTTGGCCGTCCGGACGAGCTAAAGGGTCAGGCGATCGCAGCTTTTGTGACGCTTACGGGCGGGCATGTTGGCGGCGATGAGCTTAAAAATGAGCTTCGCTACCATGTCGCAAAAGAGATCGGTGCGCTGGCAAAACCCGATGATATTCGTTTTACCGATTCGCTTCCAAAGACGCGTTCGGGCAAGATCATGCGACGCCTGCTTCGTGAGATCGCATCGGGCGGCACAGTCGCGGGCGATGTCACGACGCTCGAAGATCTATCTGTACTGGAAAAATTACGAGAAGACGAAGAATAA